A region from the bacterium genome encodes:
- a CDS encoding V-type ATP synthase subunit B, with the protein MQKEYLTVREIVGPLILVEDISGVKYDELIEIILPSGEIRQGKVLEISTDKALIQVFEGTSGIDIAKTRVKFLGKGIELPVSEDLMGRVFDGLGKPMDDGPEIIPEKYLDINGNPINPYARDYPSEFIQTGISAIDGLNTLVRGQKLPIFSGSGLPHSQVAAQIARQAKVVGKEEKFAVVFAAIGITFEEADFFISDFRRTGAIERTVLFINLADDPAIERIATPRVALTAAEYLAFERGMHVLVILTDMTNYCEALRSVSAARKEVPGRRGYPGYMYTDLASIYERAGRIKNKKGSITQIPILTMPDDDKTHPIPDLTGYITEGQIILSRNLHKKGTSPPIDVLPSLSRLKDKGIGKGKTREDHADVFNQLFAAYASGKEAQELAIILGESALSDIDKLYFKFSDEFEKRYVGQGYDENRTIDQTLDLGWELLSMLPKSELKRIRPEYIEKYLQSKSK; encoded by the coding sequence ATGCAAAAAGAATATTTGACTGTTAGAGAGATAGTTGGGCCGCTTATTCTAGTAGAGGATATTAGCGGGGTGAAATATGATGAATTAATAGAAATTATCTTACCCAGTGGAGAAATAAGGCAGGGAAAGGTTTTGGAAATTTCCACTGATAAAGCTCTTATACAGGTATTTGAGGGCACAAGCGGAATAGATATAGCTAAAACCAGAGTGAAATTTTTGGGTAAAGGAATAGAGCTTCCCGTTTCAGAGGATTTGATGGGCAGGGTCTTTGACGGACTGGGCAAACCAATGGATGACGGTCCGGAAATAATTCCTGAAAAATATCTGGATATAAATGGCAACCCTATTAATCCGTATGCGCGTGATTACCCATCTGAGTTTATTCAAACCGGGATATCTGCAATAGATGGTCTGAACACTCTGGTTAGAGGACAGAAATTACCTATTTTTTCCGGCTCCGGACTTCCGCATTCCCAGGTTGCCGCTCAGATTGCAAGACAGGCAAAGGTTGTTGGCAAAGAGGAAAAATTCGCTGTTGTGTTTGCTGCTATTGGCATAACCTTTGAAGAGGCAGATTTCTTTATTTCGGATTTCAGAAGAACAGGAGCTATAGAACGAACAGTCCTGTTCATAAACCTTGCTGATGACCCTGCTATTGAGAGAATTGCTACTCCGCGTGTTGCACTAACAGCAGCAGAATATCTTGCATTCGAGAGAGGTATGCATGTGCTGGTTATATTAACGGACATGACAAATTATTGCGAAGCATTACGTTCTGTATCCGCAGCCAGAAAGGAAGTTCCCGGAAGAAGAGGATATCCGGGTTATATGTATACTGATCTTGCTTCAATTTATGAAAGAGCAGGCAGAATCAAAAATAAAAAAGGATCCATTACTCAGATTCCTATTCTGACCATGCCTGATGATGATAAAACACACCCCATACCGGATTTGACAGGTTACATTACAGAGGGACAAATTATACTGAGTAGAAATCTTCACAAAAAGGGAACATCCCCTCCAATTGACGTTCTTCCATCACTCTCAAGATTGAAGGATAAAGGGATTGGCAAAGGGAAAACCAGAGAGGACCATGCCGATGTTTTTAATCAGCTTTTTGCCGCTTATGCAAGCGGCAAAGAAGCGCAGGAACTTGCAATTATTCTTGGAGAATCCGCTTTGAGCGATATAGATAAATTATATTTTAAGTTTTCAGACGAGTTTGAAAAACGCTATGTGGGTCAGGGATACGATGAGAATAGAACCATAGACCAAACACTTGACCTGGGATGGGAACTCCTCTCAATGCTGCCAAAATCAGAACTAAAGAGAATAAGACCTGAATATATAGAGAAGTATCTGCAGAGTAAATCTAAGTAG